The sequence below is a genomic window from Coffea arabica cultivar ET-39 chromosome 8e, Coffea Arabica ET-39 HiFi, whole genome shotgun sequence.
GAAGTAACGTTACTAGTTTTGGTTGCTGTCCGAGAAATGAAACAGATTGTGCTTCTGACCGTCCCATTTTGGCCTTGAAAACGCGATAACTGGATGTCAATGTCTTCATAGAAAATGTAGGTCtaggtcttagcttcgaaacgttATAAAAttcgcctcaatccgataagcgtagctccaATTATGATCAAAACACCCGAGGATGGCAAAGCTGCCTTTCCTTTTGTTCCCGAATGCACTTTGCTAAGATGCTAACCGCGAGGAACCAACTTTTAACCAGCATTTCCTCTAATTTTCAACTTTGTAAGCTTTCATAAATGATAGTTACGGTTAGTCTGAGATTTAATGGTTATATATAGCTCCACAAGTAGAGTTAAACTAAAGCTAATGAGAGGAAAACTCATGATAATTAAATTGGCTTCTAATTACTTAATACTGTCTTTACAAATAATTTAAAGACTATAAAATTTGAGGGACTGGTGTACtggaataaaatttaatttacaaacaacctagagtttaattaattaaaaagggGACCAATGGAGTGCTCCTAAGCCATAATCTTAGAAtcttgagtgaaaaatgatttaatcctaaaataaatatcttataaattattaacttgGGAAAACAGGTATAATTCTTGATTAAAACAATAAAGTCAATAAGTTTCAAATTAAAGTGATAAATGAATATTGAATATATTATATTTGTATTTTaaagtcaaacttgattttaatagttcaagtgataattatatttataataataaaaataaatataattatataatatattattatatatacacgtatatattataattatatgcacatataatatacatttataaatatatataaataatataaatatattagtatataatattaataaatttataatatatattatataaatataattacatttaattaaataattataatatatatttatataatatgtTATATATGTctatataataattataaatatattatataattatactaatattataataaaatatataattataataaaacaTGATAATTATAATAGATATtatatacataattatatatatgtatgtaattatatattaattttttaatgggTGGCGGGACGGGTCCCATTTGTAAATGGGAATCAGACttgggttttgtccaaaacccttcAAGTTACTAGGAAATTGAGGAATTCTAAATTTTTAGGTATGATTTCAAAATTCCGATTCGGATAGTAGTAATCCAAACAACAATTATGGGGTTTATTCCAATTCTCCATTTCGAAACCCTGTTACGAAACGCCACCTAAGACTATTTTTAGAAATTGTGAAACTATTAGTGTGAAAGCAGAGGGTGAACATTAGCCAAAGGCCGGAGTGATGATTATGACAATGCAGCAATTGTGGCTAACAAATGCTCCAGCAACGATTGCGCAAATGGCTGAGACTTGTTTTGTCCATCAGCCATAATGGTAGCAAATGTGATAAAATTTGCATATTTATGCTATTTTTACTTGAGCCAGAAAGCATTTGTAGATTTCCTCTTCAACTTTCTCAATTATAATATAAACTCAAAGGTGAGTGAAAGAGGGTGGGGAGAGGTGGAAGGAGAAGGGTACGAGGAGAAGGAGGTGGGTGCTAATGGAGGTTAGTAATGGAGGTGGTTAGTAATGGAGGTTGGTACTCTTATTTAATTGTTAAATTAAAAGTCAAATTGCTTTTAGGTAGTGGCACGTGCCGTGCTGTAGAAGGTTTTAATTGGATCCAAAAATTAAGTTTATGtattaaattggccaaaaataaaaattaaagattAAATCGATCTTCAAAAAAAGTTTAGGGGCGAAATTGATCATTTTTCCGTCTTGAATTTCATGGCAAGATTTGTGTGGAATTACTCTTGGATACTGTATGTAGGGAATCGGTCACTGTATTCAAAACAAGATGATATGtaattttcattcaaaatgTCTGTGTAAGTTTTACTATTTGTAAACATTTAATTCCTCAGTCTTGATTCAATTCctctttttctcatttcaacTTCTTAAATCTCATCTCCCTCTCTTACTTAATAATACGaataaaattgataaaaaaaaaagatgatataGGTCTCCACTAGGCCCATTACGTATGGGGCAGAAGTTAGCCACATGAATACCTCGCATTTGAAGGTTATCACTTATCAGAGGAAGGTAATGAATTCTCCTTGGCAGGTGCTTTGTTTTGCATGGAATATTATAGGTCTCGGTTCCCGGAGCCTTTTCCGAATCTTGTCGATACCTAAGCTGTTGCTTTGTTTCTCCCACTGCCCTGCCAGTATGACGTTTGAATCCATTATCACGTGAAACACGTTTTTAAGTAGAAAACTTGTCATTTGCAGAGTAATGCCAGGTCCATCTGTCTTTCAATCAATTAAGTCTGTGTCATGCTGCCAATTGTAGCATCAATCATAGTCTAATTCCAACAATGACATTTATGTTTGATAAGTTCTAAAACTCGAGTATTCCTATCAAGCAGCGTTGGGGGAGAATTGTTCTCCCGCAGTAGAAAAGATGTTTGTTTATGCAGCTATTTATGTTGTGAGTTAGAATTGTCAATGTACAATATATTTTGCCTTCTTTGTCATAAATACCTGACCTGATACAGATGCCTTACTCGAGCTTTGAGTAGCTTGATTCTTTTCCCCAGAGTTGTCGAATGAGAGCAGGGtcttttaagtttttatggTTTATTCTGGGCAATCTAAGCTAAATGGTAATATACATTTTTAAACATGTTCTGAAAAATAATTGTATAAACCAAAGACAGAACGAAAGAATCAAACTCAAATTTTAGATGATATGGAGAAGATTTCTCAATTGCTCTCTTGGATAGCTGTTGGGTTGTAATGAGGATTGGGTAGTACAAAGGAGCAAGATTATTAGAAGTTCAACTACTTGCCAACAGAATAGTGATGCTGTACTATATACTATCCATTGAAGCTTGAACTCGTGTTGAGCATTGACTGGTCCATGTTCTACTTTTTCCTCTTTTAGATGAACTTCTTTGATGTTATGTGCAATTTTGTCACTTTTCAGTTACCCTGTTAAGTATCTTCTTGGTGTGTTGTTGACATGGGGAGTTTAGGATACGATAGAAAGGAGCTATCAGCCTATCCAATGCTTAGTCAACTGGATTTTATGTTAGTTTCTACCTGCTCATGTCCACACGACTCGAAAGTTGTCTGCTTCCTAGTTTCTGTCTGCCTGCTCGTGCCCACATGATTCGAAAGTAGTCTGTTTCCCTAGTTTCAGTTACGAAACGACTGTTTTTATGCTTCAGTCAAAGCTGGACGTTCAACTTCTCTTTCTGAGTTAATCACATCACAGTTAAAGCTGGACTTTCAACTTCTCTTTCTGAGTTAATCACATCGATTGTCACTGCAGGATGCAGCTAAGGTTATTCGGAAGATGATTGAGAAAAACCCAGATTCACTCAACTTCAATGTGATGGCCATTTCTAAAAGGGTTTGAGGAGAATAGACGATGCAACATGAACATCCATTGCTGCCATTGAGAAGTTGACCCACCTGGCTCTACAAGTTTCTTGGcctaaaccttgaggactgttatTTTGCGCTCGTTATTACATGTAATGATAGAATCAGTTTTACTAGAATTATTAAGCCCTGGAAGAAGCATGTAATAACAGAATCAGTTCTACTAGAAGTATTATGCTCTGGAAGAAGTCAGCTGTAACTCACAAAACTAGCAAGTTATATGTTTGCCTGATAAGTAAATGATGACTAGTTACTGCCAAATTTTCTTCAGTACTCTCAACTCGATGCTGCAGCAATTTGTAGggcaaatttgcttcattttcacCTAGGAGAGAGATCGACAATAGCCAGTTTGGCAATAGTGACAGAGATTCATTGGAAGGGCCTCACCTTTACAATTGCCATTGGCAATTCTCGACCGCAGTTCGCCTGGGAAGGAGTCGAAAATATCCAATGGCAGTAGTGGCAGAAATTCATGGGAACGGGGGTGTTAATAACAGCGAGTAGCAATAGCGGCAATGAGTTGATTGTTGCAAAACCTCCTACTCTTACTTACAACCTCCCTCATTTCTACAGCCCACAAGCAAGTCAAATGTCGCCACAATTAATACACAAGATTCTAGTCTAACACTTCCGTAACATAATGGATCTCAAAAGTTGTAGCTTAGCGGaatttttgtataaaaaatgGTGGTACTCTCTTTCAATCAAAGATATTCGATCCTAGCTTACAAACTGATAATCCAAGATCAACAaagttaaaatgaaaaaaaaaaccccacaaattaatcatagaaaaaataaccaaaaaaaaaagaaaaagaaaaagcatggAGTAAGAAGCCTAAAAGAAACACAAATGTTTTAGCACACATGAAACGACACATCCAACTACAAACTCACAGAGCAAGCTGAGCTGAGAGAAACAGCAACCCATCCCCACTCTCTACAACAGTCACAACAACAATTAATTCGCCGATTAACTAGGAAACATAAAAAGTCACAATCCCCCATAATTAGAGCACAAAGTTTATTCATGCATCATCATACATCAATTGCTTGCACAATATTCCATCAAGTATCTCAAGCTCGGAAACCTTTAATCTGCTGCAGAGcctgctgcccaaaattttcagctttgtccTTCATCTCCTTAGCTGcctgctgcccaaaattttcagctttgtccTTCATCTCCTCTAAATGTTCAGCTTTGTCCTTCATCTCGTTAGCTACCTGCTGCCCAAATTGTTCAGCTTTGTCCTTCATCTCCTTAGCTTCCTGGCGCCCAAAATCTTCAGCCTTGTCCTTCATCTCCTTAGCTGCATCAGCAATCTTTTCTTTCGCACGATTCAGCTGATCTGCACCAATGGGGTTTTTCCCGGTCGCATACCTGAACATCCAATAGAAAATAAAGCTGGCACGAGCAATCTTTTCTCTCACACGATCCAGCTGATCTGCACCGATGGGGTGCTTCCCAGTTGCATACCTGAACATCCAATAGAAAATAAAGCTAGCAGTTACGCCAAGACCTCCACATACAAAGAACCCTGCAAGAATCAGAAAGATGGTTACAGCAGCTGGGACTAGCACAGGACTGAAAATCACCAAAAGGGGCGTTGCCAAAACTAGTCCTATCAGCCCCGACAGAAACATAAGTGAACCCCCCACGGCGACTGCTGTGGTGGTTTTTACCGCCTGACTAGATGAGCGCTGTGACTGCGGCTGGTCAGGGCGGgttgccatttttttttccttcaattttttgttGGGATTTTCGGTAGAATGGATGGAAATGGAGGTGGGATGTGAATCTGAGAAGGGAAAACGGAGACAGTGGAGTAGTTGGTGTGATAATTGATGTGTATGTAACATAACAATATATTAATACAACCGAGGCTGGCTTGTCGGGGTGGAGTCACGTGAGGGGAGGGCCGAGTGTTACGTGTACGGTGCATGAAATGGATGGTCTGGGTGGCTGGCCCGTATGTTTTCCGGGCTGATAATAAATACATATAGCAAGGGAAACCAAACACTGGGAGGTGGATGGAAGATTGTCGTCTCATAATATCAGGGTTGTGGGGGGACATTGTAGACCTGCTTAATGGCTTTAGGCTGTTACTATTTGTTTTTTGATGCATATATCCTTTGATGCAATGAAAAAGTGAACAAAGA
It includes:
- the LOC113704066 gene encoding uncharacterized protein, encoding MLHTHQLSHQLLHCLRFPFSDSHPTSISIHSTENPNKKLKEKKMATRPDQPQSQRSSSQAVKTTTAVAVGGSLMFLSGLIGLVLATPLLVIFSPVLVPAAVTIFLILAGFFVCGGLGVTASFIFYWMFRYATGKHPIGADQLDRVREKIARASFIFYWMFRYATGKNPIGADQLNRAKEKIADAAKEMKDKAEDFGRQEAKEMKDKAEQFGQQVANEMKDKAEHLEEMKDKAENFGQQAAKEMKDKAENFGQQALQQIKGFRA